Proteins from one Marinobacter alexandrii genomic window:
- a CDS encoding bifunctional alpha,alpha-trehalose-phosphate synthase (UDP-forming)/trehalose-phosphatase yields the protein MSKIIIVSNRLPVKIEKTSSGTFEYKTSEGGLATGLGSIYKEGNNVWLGWPGLAVNKIEAKEEITSKLSEENMRPVFLTKNEIEEYYEGFSNETLWPNFHYFNQHAVYNEDFWIAYKKVNKKFAKELEGVMEDGDTIWIHDYQLLLLPALVRETHPNSSIGFFLHIPFPSYESFRLLPWRRELLNGMLGADFIGFHTYDDMRHFLSSVNRLAGIGNTNGQMNVGNRLVKADALPMGIDYDKYASSASAPETLDREVRYRTSLGDVKLILSIDRLDYSKGIPERLKAFELFFEENKSFIGKVSLLMIVVPSRDTVPMYASLKAEIELLVGRINGRFGRINWTPIHYFYRSFPLSALSAFYRMANVALVTPMRDGMNLVCKEFIASKLDQKGVLILSEMAGSSKELSDAILINPNDKNQLVSALKEALTMPIEEQQARMDIMQNSIKRYNIHSWVSLFMQQLNSVKQEQENLQTKPFTVDVREELLDAYSKSNKRIILLDYDGTLVGFHANPNDSKPDAELEQILTKLTKDERNHVVVISGRGKDTLEEWLSKFKIDFIAEHGVWHKQRGEEWKRFVDLDNSWQDEFHKVLEMYVDRTPGSFIEKKDYSLVWHYRKVETGLGDLRSRELTSHLKYLSAERDLQVQEGDMVIEIKNSSVNKGTAAASWLKRQPYDFFFAAGDDWTDEDTFKAMPDQAHTIKVGSSSSTAKYRVESFRDVRKILIDLTGQ from the coding sequence ATGTCAAAAATCATTATTGTATCCAATAGACTTCCAGTCAAAATAGAAAAGACATCCTCTGGGACTTTTGAATATAAGACAAGCGAAGGTGGCCTTGCAACCGGCCTTGGATCAATCTACAAGGAGGGGAACAACGTTTGGCTAGGTTGGCCTGGGTTAGCAGTAAATAAAATAGAAGCGAAAGAAGAAATCACCTCTAAACTGTCAGAGGAGAACATGCGACCTGTATTCCTCACCAAAAATGAAATTGAAGAATACTACGAGGGATTTAGCAACGAAACCTTGTGGCCAAATTTTCATTACTTCAATCAGCATGCTGTTTATAATGAAGATTTTTGGATCGCATATAAAAAGGTAAATAAGAAATTCGCGAAAGAATTAGAGGGGGTTATGGAAGATGGCGATACCATTTGGATCCATGACTATCAGCTATTACTCCTGCCAGCGCTTGTACGGGAGACGCACCCCAATAGTAGTATTGGTTTTTTCCTACATATTCCATTTCCATCTTATGAATCATTTCGCTTGCTCCCGTGGAGGCGTGAGCTCTTGAATGGAATGCTTGGCGCTGATTTTATTGGTTTCCATACCTACGATGATATGAGGCATTTCTTATCCTCGGTAAATAGGCTTGCTGGTATCGGAAATACAAATGGTCAAATGAACGTGGGCAACCGATTGGTCAAAGCTGATGCTTTACCTATGGGAATAGACTATGACAAGTACGCAAGTTCTGCATCGGCACCAGAGACATTAGATCGAGAAGTTCGTTACAGAACATCCTTAGGAGATGTGAAGTTGATACTCTCTATCGATCGACTTGATTACTCAAAGGGAATACCTGAAAGACTCAAAGCATTCGAGCTTTTTTTCGAAGAAAACAAATCGTTTATTGGTAAAGTATCCCTATTGATGATCGTAGTTCCATCACGTGATACAGTACCAATGTATGCTTCTTTAAAAGCAGAGATAGAGCTACTCGTGGGCCGTATTAACGGTCGGTTTGGTCGGATCAATTGGACGCCCATTCACTACTTCTACAGAAGCTTTCCGCTCAGCGCTCTAAGTGCTTTTTATCGCATGGCTAATGTGGCATTGGTCACACCAATGAGGGACGGGATGAATTTAGTATGCAAAGAATTCATAGCAAGTAAACTTGATCAAAAAGGCGTGTTGATCTTGAGTGAAATGGCCGGGTCATCCAAAGAATTATCAGATGCTATCCTGATCAACCCTAATGATAAAAATCAATTGGTTTCTGCATTAAAAGAGGCATTGACTATGCCAATCGAAGAGCAACAAGCAAGAATGGATATCATGCAAAACTCCATTAAGCGTTACAATATTCATTCATGGGTAAGCTTGTTCATGCAGCAATTAAATTCAGTAAAACAAGAGCAGGAAAACTTACAAACTAAGCCTTTTACTGTGGATGTGAGAGAGGAACTCCTCGATGCATATTCAAAATCAAATAAGCGAATCATTCTCCTTGACTATGATGGTACTTTGGTCGGATTTCATGCCAATCCCAATGACTCTAAGCCTGATGCAGAACTGGAACAAATACTCACAAAGTTGACGAAGGATGAACGCAACCATGTCGTCGTGATAAGTGGAAGAGGAAAAGACACACTGGAAGAATGGCTTTCCAAGTTTAAAATTGACTTCATTGCTGAGCATGGAGTTTGGCACAAACAGAGAGGAGAAGAATGGAAACGCTTCGTGGATCTTGACAATAGCTGGCAAGATGAATTTCATAAGGTGCTGGAAATGTATGTGGATAGAACACCAGGTTCATTCATTGAAAAGAAAGACTATTCGTTGGTATGGCACTATCGAAAAGTAGAAACAGGGCTGGGTGATTTGCGATCCAGAGAGCTAACCAGCCATCTGAAGTACCTTTCTGCAGAGCGAGACTTGCAAGTGCAGGAAGGAGATATGGTTATTGAAATCAAGAACTCTAGTGTCAACAAGGGTACGGCTGCAGCCTCTTGGCTGAAGAGACAACCTTATGATTTTTTCTTTGCTGCAGGGGATGACTGGACGGATGAGGATACGTTCAAAGCAATGCCTGATCAGGCTCATACTATCAAAGTTGGTTCCTCATCTTCCACAGCAAAATACAGAGTGGAAAGCTTCAGAGATGTTCGAAAAATCTTAATAGACCTTACGGGTCAATAG
- a CDS encoding methyltransferase domain-containing protein, whose protein sequence is MNEVENQEAYWTNRYRENLTGWDIGNPSFPLQSYIDQLTDKDLKILIPGAGNAYEAEYLFHQGFTNVFVLDISNVPLQQFKERVTDFPESHLIHGDFFDLNDTYDLIFEQTFFCSFEPTPKNRSAYSNQMHKLLNPEGKLVGVWFKHPLAKDSKRPFGGTKDEYLSYLTPHFEIHVFEDCYNSIPPRMSNELFGIFRRNS, encoded by the coding sequence ATGAATGAAGTTGAAAATCAGGAAGCATACTGGACTAACAGATATCGTGAGAATCTTACCGGGTGGGACATTGGTAACCCATCTTTCCCTTTGCAATCGTACATTGATCAATTGACAGATAAAGATCTCAAAATCTTAATTCCAGGTGCGGGAAATGCTTATGAAGCTGAGTATCTGTTTCATCAGGGGTTTACCAATGTTTTTGTACTGGATATATCCAACGTTCCGCTTCAACAATTCAAAGAACGAGTTACTGATTTTCCTGAATCACATTTGATTCATGGTGATTTTTTTGACTTAAATGACACCTACGATCTGATCTTTGAACAAACCTTTTTTTGTTCATTTGAACCTACTCCCAAGAACAGATCTGCTTATAGCAACCAAATGCATAAACTACTAAATCCGGAAGGAAAACTTGTGGGTGTATGGTTTAAACATCCATTGGCAAAAGATTCTAAGCGACCTTTTGGAGGAACCAAAGATGAATACCTCAGCTACCTCACTCCTCACTTTGAAATACACGTTTTTGAGGATTGCTATAACTCAATTCCTCCTCGCATGAGCAATGAACTTTTTGGGATTTTTAGAAGAAACTCGTAA
- a CDS encoding outer membrane beta-barrel protein has protein sequence MKNIASTLLVLSFLIITFYSFGQEPVYRVEGILIDNSDMSPLVGATVIMVNIKDSTRSQFAVADGDGKFIIDKLERAFYKLRVSSVGYISYTKLMRVSIPEINLGTISIKPDLTLLEQVTVEGEVIAVQQIGDTTQYNAAAFKTNPDASASDLVSKMPGIVVDSDGVTANGENVEQVLLDGKRFFGQDPLLSLNTIPADVVDKVQVYDEESDQSQFTGFDDGNTTKTMNVITKEDKRNGQFGKVYAGLGENELYKSGVALNSFSKEKRLTVLGMSNNINQQNFGSEDLIGISGGGGRGGFRRGGNQNFITGTQDGITKTNSIGTNFTDEWGTKATFEGSYFFNQSNNNNDQLLTRESFLANGSQLYEEDQQSTTDNFNHRLNMRIGYKINDNNNLLVRTSVSYQDNQGDEVTTGQTTRSTNEVLNSTFNQYNSLNRALNFSNNFIFQHKFEKVGRTLSLDLNTRINPTTRESFYEDLELDSLIDYYTNEDQFTIGSTATFTEPVGISGQVAVRYEVSHTARESEKETFVLEGTNGLMTLNESLSNTFESGYTKHTPSIRYSNNQFGNHFDVSMAYQNAQLNNNQVLPETGSFNRNFGNLLPSISGRFELSKSGNFFFRYAASTTEPSVSQLQNVIDNSNPLFLSLGNPNLGQTYSHSLTMRLQKNNLDKNITFSNLTRVQASSDYITTGTSIIAADSVAQGGVTFVEGAQVNTPVNLDGFWSVRNNSTYGILIPSIKNNLNASLGLTYQRLPGLTNDILNISSTYSANLKLGLVSNISEKVDYNVYYQINGSRVSNSIQSETNNKYYTQTIGTKLNLIFGKGIVFRNETYFQKYVGLNDSFDTSYTLWNMAVAKKFLKKNRGELELSVFDLLGRNQSFSQTVTPQYVQESQTQVLQRYFMLTFTYQIRNFN, from the coding sequence ATGAAAAACATTGCAAGCACTCTTTTAGTACTCAGCTTTTTAATTATCACATTCTATTCTTTTGGGCAAGAGCCAGTATACAGAGTAGAAGGAATTTTGATTGACAACTCAGATATGTCTCCTTTAGTAGGTGCCACTGTGATTATGGTAAACATTAAGGATTCTACCCGCTCACAATTTGCCGTAGCAGATGGAGATGGAAAATTCATCATTGACAAGCTGGAACGTGCATTTTATAAGCTTAGAGTTTCCAGTGTAGGATATATCTCGTACACCAAACTCATGAGAGTTAGTATTCCAGAAATCAACCTAGGGACTATTTCTATTAAGCCTGATCTAACCCTGCTAGAGCAAGTGACAGTAGAGGGTGAAGTGATAGCTGTTCAGCAAATAGGAGATACGACTCAATACAATGCAGCGGCATTTAAAACTAACCCAGATGCTTCAGCAAGTGATTTAGTAAGTAAGATGCCAGGCATTGTAGTGGATAGCGATGGAGTCACTGCTAATGGAGAAAATGTAGAGCAAGTGTTGCTTGATGGAAAGCGTTTCTTCGGGCAAGATCCGTTATTGTCCTTAAATACAATCCCTGCGGATGTGGTTGATAAAGTGCAAGTTTATGACGAAGAAAGTGATCAGTCCCAATTTACAGGTTTTGATGATGGCAATACAACCAAAACCATGAACGTGATCACTAAAGAAGACAAACGTAATGGGCAATTTGGGAAGGTTTATGCCGGACTTGGAGAAAATGAATTGTACAAATCTGGTGTCGCATTAAACTCATTTAGTAAAGAAAAGAGACTCACCGTTCTAGGAATGAGTAATAACATAAATCAGCAAAACTTTGGGAGTGAGGACCTAATCGGTATAAGTGGAGGGGGTGGTCGAGGTGGATTTAGAAGAGGAGGAAATCAGAATTTTATTACTGGTACACAAGATGGAATCACGAAGACAAATTCAATAGGCACCAACTTTACTGATGAATGGGGAACCAAAGCAACATTTGAAGGAAGCTATTTCTTCAATCAATCGAATAACAACAACGATCAATTGCTTACTAGAGAATCGTTTTTAGCAAATGGTAGTCAGTTATACGAAGAAGATCAGCAATCAACCACGGATAATTTCAACCATCGATTGAACATGAGGATTGGTTATAAAATCAATGACAATAACAATCTTTTGGTGCGAACGTCAGTAAGCTATCAAGACAATCAAGGCGATGAAGTAACCACAGGACAAACCACTCGATCGACTAATGAGGTGTTGAATAGCACGTTTAATCAATACAACAGCCTAAATCGAGCACTGAACTTTAGTAATAATTTCATCTTTCAACACAAATTTGAAAAGGTCGGGAGAACACTTTCTTTAGACTTGAATACAAGGATAAACCCAACTACAAGAGAGAGTTTCTATGAGGATCTTGAATTAGATTCGTTGATTGATTATTATACGAATGAAGATCAGTTTACTATAGGATCAACAGCGACCTTTACCGAGCCTGTTGGCATATCAGGTCAAGTTGCGGTACGATATGAAGTAAGCCACACAGCTAGGGAATCAGAAAAGGAAACATTTGTACTGGAGGGGACTAATGGACTAATGACGCTGAATGAGTCCTTATCCAATACGTTCGAAAGCGGCTACACCAAACACACGCCTTCCATTCGTTATTCTAATAATCAATTCGGAAATCATTTCGACGTTTCGATGGCATATCAAAATGCCCAGTTGAATAATAATCAGGTACTTCCTGAAACAGGTAGTTTTAATAGAAATTTCGGAAACCTTCTTCCTTCTATTTCTGGAAGATTTGAATTATCTAAAAGCGGCAATTTTTTCTTTAGATATGCTGCATCAACCACAGAACCATCCGTTAGTCAATTGCAGAATGTGATTGATAATAGTAACCCACTCTTTTTGTCGCTAGGAAATCCCAATCTGGGCCAAACGTACTCGCATTCACTGACCATGCGATTGCAGAAAAATAATCTTGACAAAAACATCACATTTTCAAACCTGACGCGTGTGCAGGCCAGTAGTGATTACATTACCACCGGGACATCAATTATTGCAGCAGACTCAGTAGCACAAGGAGGTGTCACTTTTGTAGAAGGAGCACAGGTAAATACTCCTGTTAATTTAGATGGATTTTGGTCCGTGAGAAACAACTCAACCTATGGAATACTGATTCCATCAATCAAAAACAATTTGAATGCCTCTTTAGGATTGACCTATCAAAGATTGCCAGGTTTAACAAATGATATTCTAAACATCTCCAGTACGTATTCGGCTAATTTGAAATTAGGCCTTGTTAGTAACATTAGTGAAAAGGTGGATTATAATGTCTACTATCAGATAAACGGGAGTCGAGTATCTAATTCCATCCAATCAGAGACTAACAATAAATATTATACTCAGACAATCGGAACCAAACTAAACTTGATATTTGGGAAAGGAATTGTGTTCAGAAACGAAACCTACTTTCAGAAATACGTTGGCCTTAATGATTCATTCGATACTAGCTATACACTTTGGAACATGGCGGTAGCAAAGAAATTCTTAAAAAAGAATAGAGGAGAATTGGAGTTGTCTGTTTTTGATCTGTTAGGGAGAAATCAAAGCTTTAGTCAAACGGTTACACCCCAGTATGTGCAGGAGAGCCAGACACAAGTATTGCAACGTTATTTTATGTTGACCTTCACCTATCAGATTCGAAACTTTAACTAG
- a CDS encoding ABC transporter permease — protein MSINSKPQPPELAVRVFRWYCNADRLEELEGDLEELFYSRLRKGNSSWNAKLFFWWNVLRCYRAYSKSQTQKTPNTMIPLFKSYFKLALRHSWKNKGPVAINIVGLGVALSMCMFVYMLYAFNLEYDSFYKDTGNSYRVHAVTLHNGKEKRNEFSPIALDDKLRNEISGINQVSSYFSEGITIKKDSEFFKERLGVASSDFSEMFELPLWYGSFAEFGNKPVVYLTKPLAIKYFGDKVALGEKLTLYLTDENKIEVTVGGVFEKIPSNSSFRFQLLISQGDYLRTLKIDPNDWSSERLVGHYLNLSALQKDRITSEINRHIARQNESRKELRIKRFELVPFSSPMPTDLIIGATYVGRRAGTEVLIIFTTLALMVFLIACFNLANTSMALIARRLKEIGIRKTLGSGKNQILIQFLFEMSIVSFFAFIIAISTANLTSKSIMGLFGSSFLLQDIDLIGIILFVAGFLVFTTLVAGLLPALYAWKFQPVAIMRKSVKLKGINWLNKGLTIAQYSFSIVVLMLGVTFSQNADFLSELDLGYQEEGIFDIPIENEYFTQVKGEVDQLPGVVTAGATNHLGNFGQYSRQVSLQIDTSLHEVRYYAVGENYLDLMEVRIVAGRNFLKGGGNEKGTILVSQSFANQYFEGENPINKVVKIEGERKTIVGITVDVIDDVVKAAELLPTVVALSAEEDFRHLIVRTSNEDLNEVEDQIKTIWKQYIDQPYTGVLQADFALGTAGQESKNLQKVFLVMASLSGLLSIIGIFSLAKLNVAKRIKEISIRKVLGSSLSDLLLTINKSFTITLVLALTLGTGLGYLITNAVLDLIYKYHVEASLLTSLLSATFIIVVSLIMISSIALVPANSNPINGLKDE, from the coding sequence ATGAGCATTAATTCGAAACCTCAGCCACCTGAATTGGCTGTCCGTGTATTCCGATGGTATTGCAATGCTGATAGACTGGAAGAACTGGAAGGCGATCTTGAGGAATTATTCTATTCAAGACTTAGAAAGGGCAATTCATCCTGGAACGCTAAACTCTTCTTTTGGTGGAATGTTCTGCGCTGCTATAGAGCATATTCCAAGTCACAAACTCAAAAAACACCAAACACTATGATCCCTCTTTTCAAATCATACTTCAAGCTAGCTTTGCGTCATTCATGGAAAAATAAAGGTCCTGTTGCAATCAACATCGTGGGACTTGGGGTAGCTCTTAGTATGTGCATGTTTGTATACATGCTTTATGCCTTCAATCTGGAATACGACTCATTCTACAAAGACACTGGTAATTCATATAGAGTACATGCTGTCACTTTACACAATGGAAAGGAAAAACGAAACGAATTTTCACCAATCGCATTAGATGATAAACTGCGAAATGAGATAAGTGGGATTAATCAGGTGAGCAGCTACTTTTCGGAAGGAATCACTATAAAAAAAGATTCAGAATTTTTCAAAGAAAGGTTGGGTGTCGCATCATCTGATTTTTCTGAAATGTTTGAGCTGCCTCTCTGGTATGGTTCATTTGCTGAATTTGGCAATAAGCCTGTCGTATATCTTACCAAACCACTTGCTATTAAATACTTCGGAGATAAAGTGGCCCTAGGTGAAAAGCTCACTTTGTATTTAACCGATGAAAATAAAATTGAGGTGACTGTAGGTGGAGTTTTCGAGAAAATTCCTTCTAATTCAAGTTTTAGATTTCAACTATTGATAAGTCAAGGTGATTATTTAAGAACACTAAAGATTGACCCAAATGATTGGTCAAGTGAAAGGCTAGTAGGTCATTACCTAAACCTCTCAGCTTTACAAAAAGATCGTATCACATCTGAGATTAATCGTCATATTGCTCGTCAAAATGAAAGCCGTAAGGAATTGCGAATTAAACGCTTTGAATTGGTTCCCTTCTCTTCTCCAATGCCAACGGACCTTATCATTGGTGCCACCTATGTTGGCCGACGTGCTGGTACTGAGGTATTGATCATTTTTACCACACTTGCTCTTATGGTATTTCTGATAGCATGTTTCAATCTTGCGAATACTTCAATGGCCTTAATTGCTCGCCGACTCAAAGAAATTGGCATTAGAAAAACACTAGGATCTGGAAAAAATCAGATCCTGATTCAATTCTTGTTCGAAATGAGTATCGTAAGTTTCTTTGCTTTCATCATTGCCATATCTACAGCTAACCTCACTTCGAAATCCATCATGGGTCTTTTCGGTTCCAGTTTCCTTTTGCAGGATATTGACCTTATCGGTATTATCCTTTTTGTTGCTGGATTTTTGGTTTTCACAACGCTTGTTGCGGGTTTGTTACCTGCTTTATATGCTTGGAAATTTCAGCCTGTAGCTATCATGCGCAAGTCTGTTAAATTGAAAGGAATAAACTGGCTCAATAAAGGGCTGACCATTGCTCAGTATAGCTTTTCAATAGTTGTATTGATGCTAGGAGTAACTTTTTCGCAAAATGCAGACTTCTTAAGTGAACTAGATCTGGGATATCAGGAAGAAGGAATTTTTGACATCCCGATAGAAAATGAATATTTCACTCAGGTGAAAGGAGAAGTAGATCAACTTCCCGGTGTAGTCACAGCAGGGGCAACAAATCATCTTGGAAATTTCGGTCAATATAGCAGGCAAGTTTCACTTCAGATTGATACTTCACTACATGAGGTAAGGTACTACGCCGTTGGAGAAAATTATTTGGATCTTATGGAAGTTAGAATTGTTGCTGGAAGGAATTTCCTCAAAGGAGGTGGTAACGAGAAAGGCACCATCCTGGTGAGTCAGTCATTTGCAAATCAATACTTTGAGGGTGAAAACCCCATAAACAAGGTGGTGAAAATTGAGGGGGAACGTAAAACCATCGTGGGGATTACAGTAGATGTAATCGACGATGTAGTCAAAGCAGCAGAACTTCTACCCACCGTCGTTGCGCTTTCTGCAGAAGAAGATTTTAGACATCTGATTGTCAGAACCTCTAATGAAGACCTGAATGAAGTAGAGGATCAAATAAAAACGATTTGGAAACAGTACATTGATCAACCTTACACTGGAGTGCTTCAAGCGGACTTTGCACTGGGGACGGCTGGACAGGAATCCAAGAATCTTCAGAAAGTGTTTCTTGTCATGGCAAGCTTGAGTGGATTACTCAGCATTATTGGAATTTTCTCTTTAGCCAAACTCAATGTAGCCAAACGAATCAAAGAGATCAGTATCCGAAAAGTTCTTGGTTCTTCTTTGAGCGATTTGTTACTCACAATCAATAAATCTTTCACGATTACACTAGTTCTCGCATTGACATTGGGAACGGGATTAGGCTACTTAATTACAAATGCTGTTTTAGATCTCATATATAAATATCATGTAGAAGCCTCTTTGCTGACTAGTTTATTGAGTGCCACTTTCATCATTGTGGTTTCATTGATTATGATCTCAAGTATTGCGCTGGTTCCTGCAAATTCGAATCCGATCAATGGATTGAAAGATGAATAG
- a CDS encoding universal stress protein, with protein MKKILVPVDFSDQASDALNFAVEFNEKVKGEIVLIHVIELPVGHLSFSGEVNTSSMETFYTGEFVKATHNKLDEWSKRVIDAGQKVSMHMKYGNAFTNISKLISEEKANWIVMGSKGSSGLREVFIGSNAERMIRFAKCPVIIVKGETHLNDMKSLAFATDLSEEQDLIADHVKDMQDMLELNMHVVKVKTPYNWLDEVQVKKQLDHFAERNHLKDFTLNSIEADFADEGAIKFAEGVGAGLIVLGTHGKKGIAHLIGGSIAEDVVNESKIPILVYKIWD; from the coding sequence ATGAAAAAAATATTAGTTCCTGTAGATTTTTCAGATCAAGCATCTGATGCACTCAATTTCGCTGTTGAGTTTAATGAAAAAGTGAAAGGCGAAATTGTCCTCATACATGTAATTGAGCTACCTGTAGGTCATCTAAGCTTTTCAGGTGAGGTAAACACTTCAAGTATGGAGACCTTCTATACAGGTGAGTTTGTGAAAGCGACTCACAATAAGCTCGATGAGTGGTCCAAAAGAGTGATTGATGCAGGTCAGAAAGTTTCAATGCATATGAAGTACGGAAATGCATTTACGAATATCAGTAAACTGATTTCCGAGGAAAAAGCAAACTGGATCGTCATGGGATCTAAAGGATCGTCTGGTTTACGAGAGGTTTTTATAGGGTCTAATGCTGAACGAATGATTCGCTTTGCAAAGTGTCCAGTAATAATAGTTAAAGGAGAGACCCATTTAAATGATATGAAAAGCTTAGCCTTTGCAACAGACCTTAGCGAGGAACAAGATTTGATAGCTGATCATGTAAAAGATATGCAAGACATGCTGGAGTTGAATATGCATGTTGTGAAAGTTAAAACTCCTTACAATTGGCTTGATGAAGTTCAGGTAAAAAAACAGCTTGATCATTTTGCAGAACGAAACCACCTAAAAGATTTTACGCTCAATTCGATCGAAGCAGACTTTGCAGATGAAGGAGCCATTAAGTTTGCAGAAGGAGTAGGAGCAGGTCTAATCGTTTTAGGAACACATGGAAAGAAGGGGATTGCTCATCTTATTGGAGGATCAATTGCAGAAGATGTGGTTAACGAATCAAAGATCCCTATTCTGGTATATAAAATTTGGGATTGA
- a CDS encoding universal stress protein, with amino-acid sequence MKKILVPVDFSDVSVKAAQFALDIAERNDAEVTLLNSVHFNYSVDYQFASFSAAKSLLEDVKDAMEEKMEKLVESLDAKIKINTVVDSIYLVTAVKEMVNNQGYDLVVIGTSGCSGLEEVFIGSNTEKIVRHAPCPVISVPKESSLKKIEKIMVPIDIREIKDSFLKEVAKLQEKFDATFDFLWVKTPHNIENEEVVSKELSKIIASYGIKRSTLTIENSVFPSDGIIWHADDIKADMIAMATHARRGLSHWFSGSLTEDTVNHIDIPVWTFKLDKKEKPIVLNSVRNAHGKPEYKKIEVLTVD; translated from the coding sequence ATGAAAAAGATTCTTGTACCCGTTGATTTCTCAGATGTAAGTGTGAAAGCAGCACAGTTTGCTCTTGACATTGCCGAGAGGAATGATGCCGAAGTAACATTGTTGAATAGTGTTCATTTTAACTATTCCGTGGATTACCAATTTGCATCATTTTCTGCTGCAAAATCACTACTCGAAGATGTGAAAGATGCCATGGAAGAAAAGATGGAGAAGCTTGTAGAAAGTTTAGATGCCAAAATAAAAATCAATACAGTAGTCGATTCGATATACCTGGTTACAGCTGTTAAGGAGATGGTGAATAATCAAGGGTATGATCTTGTGGTGATAGGAACCAGCGGTTGCTCAGGACTTGAAGAAGTATTCATTGGTTCTAACACGGAAAAGATTGTGAGACACGCTCCATGTCCTGTGATTTCTGTTCCTAAGGAATCTTCATTAAAAAAGATTGAAAAAATCATGGTTCCAATTGACATCAGAGAGATCAAAGATTCTTTCTTGAAAGAAGTAGCCAAGCTCCAGGAGAAGTTCGATGCGACATTTGATTTCCTGTGGGTAAAAACACCACATAACATTGAAAATGAAGAAGTTGTGTCAAAAGAATTGTCAAAGATTATTGCTTCCTATGGCATAAAAAGATCAACACTGACAATAGAAAATAGTGTGTTTCCATCGGATGGTATTATCTGGCATGCTGATGATATTAAGGCTGATATGATAGCGATGGCTACACATGCAAGAAGAGGACTCTCACATTGGTTTTCAGGAAGCCTTACCGAAGATACTGTCAATCATATAGACATTCCTGTTTGGACATTTAAGCTGGATAAAAAAGAGAAACCGATCGTACTGAATAGTGTGAGAAATGCACACGGTAAACCTGAATATAAAAAGATAGAAGTTTTAACGGTTGATTAG
- a CDS encoding cysteine dioxygenase family protein produces the protein MDIIVTVNQLVSALDECTRNKSHILDVMSKTAIQRTEFERYYSWNDDRYTRNVLARNKEFEVLLVCWERGQSSPIHDFNAQEAWIHPIEGMLREERYKINFDDEKLEKVSSVLLGTNEFSYMKQVGIHKYSNAYSNRSVTLNIYRKPVTQWHVYKETSSDSTLMKTWEDKNHNLLD, from the coding sequence ATGGATATAATAGTTACAGTAAATCAGTTGGTATCTGCATTAGATGAGTGTACAAGAAACAAGTCGCATATACTTGATGTGATGAGTAAAACTGCAATTCAACGAACAGAATTTGAGCGCTACTATTCATGGAATGATGATAGATATACACGGAATGTACTTGCTAGAAATAAGGAATTTGAGGTTTTATTAGTTTGTTGGGAGAGAGGTCAATCTTCTCCTATCCATGATTTCAATGCACAGGAAGCATGGATTCATCCAATAGAAGGAATGCTGAGGGAAGAAAGGTACAAAATCAATTTTGACGATGAAAAATTAGAAAAAGTAAGCAGTGTACTACTTGGCACAAATGAGTTTTCCTATATGAAGCAAGTAGGCATTCATAAATATTCGAATGCCTATAGTAACAGATCAGTGACTTTGAATATTTACAGAAAGCCTGTAACTCAATGGCATGTATACAAAGAAACTAGCTCAGACAGTACTCTGATGAAAACATGGGAAGATAAAAATCATAATTTACTGGATTAA
- a CDS encoding cupin domain-containing protein — MDSIKPSSVFTIKEYISYANDAVVSKTLTKNKNGSTTLFAFDKGQGLAEHTSPYDAIASIVDGRCRITIDGKNFELEEGQMILMPATIPHALEAIEAFKMMLIMVKDAEF; from the coding sequence ATGGATTCAATCAAACCTTCCAGTGTGTTTACTATCAAGGAGTACATCAGCTATGCAAATGATGCTGTGGTTAGTAAAACACTAACTAAAAATAAGAATGGGAGCACCACACTTTTTGCTTTTGATAAGGGACAAGGTTTGGCCGAGCACACCTCACCATATGATGCTATAGCTTCCATTGTAGATGGTAGGTGTCGCATTACGATTGATGGTAAAAATTTTGAGCTTGAAGAGGGACAAATGATCCTTATGCCAGCAACAATTCCTCATGCTTTAGAAGCCATTGAGGCTTTTAAGATGATGCTCATAATGGTCAAGGATGCTGAATTTTAA